The following are encoded together in the Populus trichocarpa isolate Nisqually-1 chromosome 5, P.trichocarpa_v4.1, whole genome shotgun sequence genome:
- the LOC18099222 gene encoding B-box zinc finger protein 18, whose translation MRTLCDACESAFAIVFCAADEAALCLACDKKVHMCNKLASRHVRVGLANPSEVPRCDICENAPAFFYCETDGSSLCLQCDMTVHVGGKRTHGRYLLLRQKIEFPGNQPQPEDPAPQPMYPGETRRGQNRPQKATAGENRQNRQASPVLMSVTNSDGHDKVDKNMIDLNMKPHRIHEHASNNQEQ comes from the exons ATGCGTACCCTTTGTGACGCTTGTGAAAGTGCTTTTGCTATTGTTTTCTGTGCTGCTGATGAGGCCGCACTTTGCCTTGCCTGCGATAAGAAG GTTCATATGTGCAACAAACTTGCGAGCAGGCATGTTCGAGTGGGTCTGGCGAATCCCAGTGAAGTTCCTCGTTGTGATATATGTGAAAATGCACCTG CTTTCTTCTACTGTGAGACAGATGGAAGTTCCCTTTGCTTGCAATGTGATATGACTGTTCATGTTGGAGGTAAAAGAACACACGGGAGATATCTTCTGTTGAGACAAAAAATTGAG TTTCCAGGGAATCAACCTCAGCCTGAGGACCCAGCACCGCAACCTATGTATCCAGGGGAGACAAGAAGAGGACAGAATCGGCCACAAAAGGCAACAGCAGGAGAGAACAGACAGAATCGCCAAGCTTCTCCAGTTCTGATGTCGGTCACTAATTCTGATGGGCATGACAAGGTGGATAAGAATATGATTGATTTGAATATGAAGCCTCATCGAATTCATGAACATGCTTCAAATAATCAG gaacaataa
- the LOC18099221 gene encoding glyoxylase I 4: MKIEIEEVSSHEALPLLSLNHVSLLCRSVWASVRFYEDVLGFVLIKRPSSFNFNGAWLYNYGIGIHLIENPSIDHEFDTIVEPRPINPKDNHMSFQCTDVGLVKRRLQEMGMRYVTAVVEEDGIMVDQVFFHDPDGYMVEICNCDNIPILPLSSCPLKPRMGSFKKAAPSNCGFMEKVMMESLSMDMMNISF; the protein is encoded by the exons ATGAAAATTGAGATTGAGGAAGTCAGCAGCCATGAGGCACTTCCCCTCCTCTCATTGAATCATGTATCATTGCTGTGCAGATCAGTGTGGGCTTCAGTAAGGTTTTACGAGGATGTTCTGGGCTTTGTTCTCATCAAACGCCcctcttctttcaatttcaatggAGCCTG GTTGTACAATTATGGTATCGGAATACATTTGATTGAGAACCCATCAATTGATCATGAGTTTGACACCATCGTCGAACCACGTCCGATTAATCCCAAGGATAATCATATGTCCTTCCAA TGCACCGATGTTGGCCTTGTCAAGAGGAGGCTGCAAGAAATGGGAATGAGGTATGTGACTGCTGTGGTGGAAGAAGATGGCATCATGGTGGATCAGGTGTTCTTTCACGACCCAGATGGTTACATGGTTGAAATCTGCAACTGTGACAATATCCCAATCCTTCCTCTCTCATCCTGCCCATTGAAGCCGAGAATGGGAAGTTTCAAGAAAGCAGCACCAAGTAACTGTGGGTTCATGGAGAAAGTGATGATGGAGAGCTTGAGCATGGATATGATGAACATTTCATTTTGA